The Besnoitia besnoiti strain Bb-Ger1 chromosome Unknown contig00014, whole genome shotgun sequence genome contains a region encoding:
- a CDS encoding uncharacterized protein (encoded by transcript BESB_025340), which yields MLGRTLQLGRTNFEWLSRRLSLAGLLSRREAEKAIAAGQVTVNGETIRNNVEVCSEATVCYKGAVVPPPVATPQLFGLVKPRRVLCVLEERGDVPTLHTLMRHLYVEQELLPDEAEDLQRQTQGRPLRTRVVHVSSTWASSTPARSNYLNGANVFDAGDELYGDVEESEDEDSSPVAQNRARDRRRLRSATSERSSDTDCGRAGNEPGASHMRARETIESATSMTYANSLDEFVDRRFRMSTRLQHDTQPVLAELPRHLIVVRPLPIEADGFVLLTNDGDFAHAVQKPENRVQSVFDVRVSGTLPSYRLLESWRCGVSFGSFDFGPVWVELLTARRNAAWLRLHLVERPGMDLRLLLSSVGLKLRRLRRYAIGPYRASAVPQHTVIPLKFHSSFSRLLPVHKQLQHHAAAAAEARIRAGCWGAAAADAAAARDAARVERGSEASEAAAPHIYPSRRLAIFPAAGEFKDLLEQNEGAGNDHVGGWCIFHEVKKQSVLAPRPHENGSSWHAQTPRQAQMATEPAVPGRMTASQASVMDCEARGSCGNVSRGVARREERRTSGSPAGGLQEDAQLSGCDVQGGNHGLLRGESWSQAAKPAPRSRGDDVDKTMEAGHEITGQQGSADGDPVASSGALAGAEPLSLDREMQDLKVSF from the exons ATGCTGGGAAGGACACTGCAGTTGGGCCGAAC GAACTTTGAGTGGCTGTCGAGGCGCCTGAGCCTTGCAGGCTTGCTCTCtagaagagaagcagagaaggcaaTCGCTGCTGGGCAAGTCACG GTTAACGGAGAGACGATTCGCAACAATGTCGAAGTATGCAGCGAAGCAACTGTTTGCTATAAAG GTGCGGTTGTGCCCCCGCCCGTTGCGACGCCTCAACTCTTCGGCCTTGTCAAACCTCGACGGGTGCTGTGTGTGCTCGAAGAACGAGGGGACGTGCCAACGTTGCATACTCTAATGAGGCATCTCTACGTGGAACAAGAGTTGCTGCCTGATGAGGCTGAAGatctgcagagacagacgcaagGACGGCCGCTAAGGACGCGTGTGGTGCATGTCTCAAGCACATGGGCGAGCTCGACCCCGGCGCGGTCAAACTATCTCAACGGAGCCAACGTTTTCGACGCCGGCGATGAGCTCTACGGCGATGTCGAAGAatcagaggacgaagacagcAGCCCAGTCGCTCAGAACCGAGCCAGAGACcgacggcgcctccgctccgcgACTAGTGAGCGTTCGAGCGACACGGATTGCGGCCGAGCTGGAAACGAGCCAGGGGCCAGTCACatgagagcgcgagagacaatTGAGAGTGCCACAAGCATGACATACGCGAATTCTCTCGATGAGTTTGTTGACCGCCGTTTCCGCATGAGCACACGTCTTCAACATGATACCCAACCCGTCCTTGCTGAGCTGCCGCGGCATCTAATTGTAGTG CGACCACTGCCTATAGAAGCGGATGGATTCGTGCTGTTAACAAACGACGGGGACTTCGCCCACGCAGTGCAGAAACCCGAGAACCGCGTCCAGTCG GTGTTCGATGTGCGCGTTAGTGGAACGCTGCCGAGCTATCGATTGTTGGAGAGCTGGCGCTGCGGTGTTTCGTTCGGAAGCTTCGACTTCGGCCCTGTGTGG GTTGAGCTGCTGACGGCACGGCGCAAcgctgcgtggctgcgg CTCCATCTTGTCGAACGGCCCGGCATGGACCTGCGACTTCTCCTGAGCAGCGTCGGCCTGAAG ctccgccgcctgcggcgctaCGCCATCGGTCCCTACAGAGCCTCAGCCGTTCCCCAACATACCGTAATACCTTTGAAGTTCCACAGCTCGTTCTCCCGGCTGTTGCCCGTGCACAAACAGCTACAGCACcatgcagctgccgcagcagaggcccGGATCCGTGCAGGATGCtggggagcggcggcggccgacgcggcagccgcgcgagatgCCGCTCGTGTTGAGCGTGGATCGGAGGCGTCTGAAGCGGCGGCTCCGCATATTTATCCatctcggcgcctcgcgatCTTCCCAGCGGCTGGCGAGTTCAAAGACTTGCTGGAGCAAAATGAAGGTGCGGGCAACGATCACGTGGGAGGTTGGTGTATCTTCCATGAAGTGAAGAAACAGTCTGTTCTGGCACCACGTCCACATGAGAATGGCTCATCCTGGCATGCACAGACACCGAGGCAAGCGCAGATGGCCACCGAACCAGCTGTTCCGGGTAGAATGACGGCTTCGCAGGCCAGTGTGATGGACTGTGAGGCTCGCGGAAGCTGTGGCAACGTCTCCCGCGGCGtagcgcgccgcgaggagagacgtaCCAGCGGCTCGCCTGCTGGAGGGCTTCAGGAGGATGCGCAGCTCAGCGGTTGCGACGTACAAGGGGGAAATCATggcctgcttcgcggcgaaAGTTGGAGTCAAGCCGCCAAACCAGCTCccagaagcagaggcgatGACGTTGACAAGACGATGGAGGCAGGGCATGAGATCACCGGGCAACAGGGGAGTGCGGATGGAGATCCCGTTGCCAGCtcgggcgcgctggcgggggCGGAACCGTTAAGTCTTGACCGCGAAATGCAGGACTTAAAGGTCTCTTTCTGA